One region of Corvus moneduloides isolate bCorMon1 chromosome 1, bCorMon1.pri, whole genome shotgun sequence genomic DNA includes:
- the SIRT5 gene encoding NAD-dependent protein deacylase sirtuin-5, mitochondrial isoform X3, producing the protein MCLFQVTARRLVSQAHCGLKASSSKKQKFCLEMARPSSNMADFREVFAKAKHIAIITGAGVSAESGVPTFRGAGGFWRKWQAQELATPGAFARNPSRVWEFYHYRREVMLSKHPNPAHIAIAECEKRLSKQGRSVVVITQNIDELHRKAGTKHLLEIHGSLFKTRCTSCGNVAANYKSPICPALAGKGAPDPDTEDAAIPVEDLPQCEEDGCNGLLRPHVVWFGEALDPGVLTAVEKELDICDLCLVVGTSSVVYPAAMFAPQVSARGVPVAEFNMEPTPATNRFRFHFPGPCGTTLPPALARHETEIIS; encoded by the exons ATGTGTCTCTTTCAAGTTACCGCTAGAAGGTTGGTTTCCCAAGCGCATTGTGGACTTAAGGCCTCGTcttcaaagaaacagaagttttgCTTGGAAATGGCTCGTCCTAGTTCAA acaTGGCTGATTTCCGAGAGGTGTTTGCCAAAGCCAAGCACATCGCCATCATCACCGGAGCTGGGGTCAGTGCCGAGAGCGGCGTCCCCACCTtcagaggggctggaggctTCTGGAGAAAGTGGCAAGCCCAG GAGCTGGCTACTCCGGGGGCTTTTGCACGAAACCCTTCCCGTGTGTGGGAATTCTACCACTACCGGCGGGAAGTGATGCTGAGTAAACATCCCAATCCCGCGCACATCGCCATTGCGGAGTGCGAGAAGCGTCTGAGCAAGCAAGGAAGGAGCGTGGTGGTCATCACGCAGAACATCGATGAGCTGCACAGGAAGGCAGGCACCAAGCATCTCTTAGAAATTCACG GTAGTTTATTTAAAACTCGGTGCACCAGCTGTGGAAATGTAGCTGCCAATTACAAGAGCCCGATCTGCCCCGCGTTGGCTGGGAAGGG AGCTCCAGATCCTGACACAGAAGACGCTGCAATTCCAGTTGAAGACCTTCCTCA GTGTGAGGAGGACGGCTGCAACGGGCTCCTGCGTCCCCATGTCGTGTGGTTTGGTGAGGCCCTGGATCCCGGTGTGCTCACAGCGgtggagaaggagctggatATTTGTGACCTCTGCTTGGTA GTCGGGACCTCGTCCGTGGTGTATCCCGCGGCCATGTTTGCCCCGCAGGTCTCTGCCAGAGGAGTCCCAGTCGCGGAGTTCAACATGGAGCCCACTCCTGCCACGAACAGGTTCAG GTTCCACTTCCCGGGCCCCTGCGGGACCACGCTGCCGCCGGCGCTGGCGCGACACGAGACGGAGATCATCTCCTGA
- the SIRT5 gene encoding NAD-dependent protein deacylase sirtuin-5, mitochondrial isoform X1 produces MCLFQVTARRLVSQAHCGLKASSSKKQKFCLEMARPSSNMADFREVFAKAKHIAIITGAGVSAESGVPTFRGAGGFWRKWQAQELATPGAFARNPSRVWEFYHYRREVMLSKHPNPAHIAIAECEKRLSKQGRSVVVITQNIDELHRKAGTKHLLEIHGSLFKTRCTSCGNVAANYKSPICPALAGKGAPDPDTEDAAIPVEDLPQTFHRREMCETLPRKTESEVTGTSDKECVGEVTMVLKALHICVLQHQEETCLNLWGATQCYSGILCWGPSGTESARCFFTLPEALP; encoded by the exons ATGTGTCTCTTTCAAGTTACCGCTAGAAGGTTGGTTTCCCAAGCGCATTGTGGACTTAAGGCCTCGTcttcaaagaaacagaagttttgCTTGGAAATGGCTCGTCCTAGTTCAA acaTGGCTGATTTCCGAGAGGTGTTTGCCAAAGCCAAGCACATCGCCATCATCACCGGAGCTGGGGTCAGTGCCGAGAGCGGCGTCCCCACCTtcagaggggctggaggctTCTGGAGAAAGTGGCAAGCCCAG GAGCTGGCTACTCCGGGGGCTTTTGCACGAAACCCTTCCCGTGTGTGGGAATTCTACCACTACCGGCGGGAAGTGATGCTGAGTAAACATCCCAATCCCGCGCACATCGCCATTGCGGAGTGCGAGAAGCGTCTGAGCAAGCAAGGAAGGAGCGTGGTGGTCATCACGCAGAACATCGATGAGCTGCACAGGAAGGCAGGCACCAAGCATCTCTTAGAAATTCACG GTAGTTTATTTAAAACTCGGTGCACCAGCTGTGGAAATGTAGCTGCCAATTACAAGAGCCCGATCTGCCCCGCGTTGGCTGGGAAGGG AGCTCCAGATCCTGACACAGAAGACGCTGCAATTCCAGTTGAAGACCTTCCTCA GACATTCCACAGGAGAGAAATGTGTGAGACTTTGCCCCGGAAAACTGAGTCTGAAGTTACAGGGACATCAGACAAGGAGTGTGTAGGAGAAGTTACCATGGTGCTAAAGGCATTGCACATTTGTGTACTTCAGCACCAAGAGGAAACGTGCCTGAATTTGTGGG GTGCCACTCAGTGTTATTCTGGGATACTGTGCTGGGGTCCATCAGGCACTGAAAGTGCACGGTGCTTTTTTACCCTGCCCGAAGCTTTGCCTTAG
- the SIRT5 gene encoding NAD-dependent protein deacylase sirtuin-5, mitochondrial isoform X2 → MCLFQVTARRLVSQAHCGLKASSSKKQKFCLEMARPSSNMADFREVFAKAKHIAIITGAGVSAESGVPTFRGAGGFWRKWQAQELATPGAFARNPSRVWEFYHYRREVMLSKHPNPAHIAIAECEKRLSKQGRSVVVITQNIDELHRKAGTKHLLEIHGSLFKTRCTSCGNVAANYKSPICPALAGKGAPDPDTEDAAIPVEDLPQCEEDGCNGLLRPHVVWFGEALDPGVLTAVEKELDICDLCLVIPPGILCTVLVPPT, encoded by the exons ATGTGTCTCTTTCAAGTTACCGCTAGAAGGTTGGTTTCCCAAGCGCATTGTGGACTTAAGGCCTCGTcttcaaagaaacagaagttttgCTTGGAAATGGCTCGTCCTAGTTCAA acaTGGCTGATTTCCGAGAGGTGTTTGCCAAAGCCAAGCACATCGCCATCATCACCGGAGCTGGGGTCAGTGCCGAGAGCGGCGTCCCCACCTtcagaggggctggaggctTCTGGAGAAAGTGGCAAGCCCAG GAGCTGGCTACTCCGGGGGCTTTTGCACGAAACCCTTCCCGTGTGTGGGAATTCTACCACTACCGGCGGGAAGTGATGCTGAGTAAACATCCCAATCCCGCGCACATCGCCATTGCGGAGTGCGAGAAGCGTCTGAGCAAGCAAGGAAGGAGCGTGGTGGTCATCACGCAGAACATCGATGAGCTGCACAGGAAGGCAGGCACCAAGCATCTCTTAGAAATTCACG GTAGTTTATTTAAAACTCGGTGCACCAGCTGTGGAAATGTAGCTGCCAATTACAAGAGCCCGATCTGCCCCGCGTTGGCTGGGAAGGG AGCTCCAGATCCTGACACAGAAGACGCTGCAATTCCAGTTGAAGACCTTCCTCA GTGTGAGGAGGACGGCTGCAACGGGCTCCTGCGTCCCCATGTCGTGTGGTTTGGTGAGGCCCTGGATCCCGGTGTGCTCACAGCGgtggagaaggagctggatATTTGTGACCTCTGCTTGGTA ATCCCACCTGGAATACTGTGTACAGTTCTGGTGCCCCCAACATAA